The Henckelia pumila isolate YLH828 chromosome 2, ASM3356847v2, whole genome shotgun sequence genome includes a window with the following:
- the LOC140883714 gene encoding ethylene-responsive transcription factor ERF119-like — protein MPAIQRLVSLNQETVSEKHSNEFESTSIVRKVRIICSDPYATDSSEDEGIFSQNGKCFVHEIHLPISSCQVLIPPVTKGSVQGSNNGGQNPRKKRVLAFRGKKPNLTSRKRKGNRQREWGKCAAEIRVPAKQKRICLGTYRSAEEASRAHKTKRIEFQASANSPGCGEEKMPLSLVLSKCANDQNQNLVDVSTSLYMSLSTASRAPHVSPSSLIAFDFSTSALGTNAKENVARKAIVVEKEFTEHDRMDKELMAMAQTGKELVIELELDKSIMIDVNDFTRSIDDFANGFEDLPICGLLDEDKPGMLPDFDFNFDFGDYSEAFAWIDEAPATALTNEASPLNIACP, from the coding sequence ATGCCTGCGATTCAGAGATTAGTGTCTTTGAATCAAGAAACTGTGAGCGAAAAGCATAGCAATGAGTTTGAATCCACCAGTATCGTGAGGAAAGTCCGAATCATTTGCAGTGATCCGTATGCTACTGATTCATCTGAGGATGAAGGAATTTTCAGTCAGAATGGGAAATGTTTTGTCCATGAAATTCATTTGCCGATTAGCTCTTGTCAGGTATTGATCCCTCCTGTGACAAAGGGTTCCGTTCAGGGTAGCAACAATGGAGGGCAAAATCCTCGAAAAAAGAGGGTTTTAGCCTTTAGAGGGAAGAAACCAAACCTCACTTCAAGGAAACGCAAAGGAAATCGGCAACGGGAATGGGGTAAATGTGCAGCAGAGATTCGTGTGCCAGCTAAACAGAAAAGGATCTGTTTGGGTACTTACAGAAGTGCTGAGGAGGCATCGAGGGCACACAAAACAAAACGAATTGAATTCCAGGCTTCGGCTAATAGTCCGGGCTGTGGTGAAGAGAAAATGCCTCTCTCTTTGGTGCTTTCCAAGTGTGCaaatgatcaaaatcaaaatctcgTTGATGTTAGCACATCTCTTTACATGAGTCTAAGTACTGCATCGCGTGCCCCACATGTTTCTCCGTCATCGCTGATTGCATTCGATTTTTCTACATCGGCTTTAGGAACCAATGCCAAGGAAAATGTAGCTAGAAAGGCTATTGTTGTCGAGAAAGAGTTTACTGAACACGATCGAATGGACAAGGAGTTAATGGCAATGGCGCAAACAGGAAAAGAGCTGGTTATAGAATTGGAGCTTGATAAATCTATCATGATAGATGTCAACGATTTTACAAGAAGTATTGATGACTTTGCTAATGGTTTTGAGGATCTTCCAATTTGTGGATTGCTCGACGAAGATAAGCCTGGTATGTTACCGGATTTTGACTTCAACTTTGATTTTGGTGATTATAGTGAAGCCTTTGCCTGGATCGATGAAGCACCTGCCACTGCCCTAACGAATGAAGCTTCTCCTCTCAATATAGCATGCCCATAA